CTCATAAACTATATCAAGGTTCATCTTGATGGGTTCTAAATTAGTACCTTTTTCTTTTTCTTTAACAGTAAGAATTCCTGTTTTTGGTAGTTTAGTTGTAGTTCTGATTTGTTTATTATCTAAAAATACCTCAATAGATCGTAAACTTCTACCAGAATAATTGTGAAATTCACGAAGATATTGAGATACTTTCAGTCTAAACGCTTTTTCATCTAGAATATATTTTTTCATTATAATAATTTAGGTACTATGCAAATTGCATATATTGGACCTGCATGAGAACCTACAGTTGCTCCTATATGTGTAGTTTTTTCAGCAACCGTAATTTTATGGTTACCTTTTATACTTTCAAGTATTTGATTAATATTATCTAGTTGTTTTGAACTACCACCAAATCCAGTATATAGATAAATACTTTGTTTTTTAGAAATTTCTTGTATATTTTTTTCAAGATAAGATATAGCAGAATTTTCTCCAAATACTTTTTTTTCAACAGTAAGACTACCTTGAGAGAAAGTAAGTATAGGTTTTAAGTTTAAGAAATCACCAATAGATCTAGCCATTTTAGTGATTCTTCCACCTCTTTCAAGATATTTTAAATCTTCTACAACTATTAGTGCTTTAACTTTAGATTTAAACTTCTCTATCCATGCTGAAATTTCATTTACTGACTGTTTCATTATAGCTTTTTCTGCTGCTTGTTTAACTAGTATTCCTAATGGGAAAGAAACAAGTTGTGTATCTATTTGAATTATATCATTTTCTTTATTTAAGTTAGAGCTAACCATCTTAACAGTTCTAAATGTTCCACTCATAGTGCTGCTAATATTTAAAGTAATTATCTTCTTATATCCTTTATTAAAAATATTTGTATAAAGATTCATTAACTCTTTAGGTGAAGGTTGAGCGCTTTTGAAGTGAGCTTCTTCATTGATAAGTTTATTCCAAAATTCCTCTTTAGTAATATTTACACCGTCTTTAAAGTGTTCTCCACCTGCTTCAAGTCTAATAGGAGTAATAAATATTGGTAATCCTTTAATATCATCTTCTGTTAACTCACATGCAGAATCTGTTACGATAGCAATATCAGACATATCTGTTGGTCTATTTTCAATATAGATATAATATTGATAATTTTCTTGATCACCAATTATAAATTTAGTATTAGGTATATTTAAACTTGAACGAACTTCATCAAATTTATCTTTACCTTCAACTATAGTAATATTAGTTGTAGTCTCAGTAATATATTTTTCTTTTACTTCATTAATTAATGTTTGTAAATCTGCGTTAGCATGTTTAATCTTAGTATTAACTAATGCGATGTAATCATCTTTAGTAATTACTAATCCATCAACACTAGTATCTCTTACAGCCTTAGTAATTTCAATAGAGTAGTTAAACTCTTGATTGAATTTTGTATTAGCTAAGATATCATAATAGTTTGTTAGATAGTAATAACCTTCCATCATAGTTTTAGTTGGTATAACTAAAACGTTTTTTTCTGTTTTTTCAGCAGCAATATTTGCTGTAGAAATTACATTTTTGTTATTAGGTAATATTACTATTTGTTTATTACTATTTATTTTAGCAATGGCATTTAAAATATCTTGTACACTTGGATTTTGACTTTGTCCACCAAGTAGTACAACGTCAGCACCTAAAGTTAAGAATTCTTCTTTTAAGTTTAAGCTATCTGCTAAGATAACATAAGAGTATTTAGATAAGTTTGGTTTAGGGTTAACAAATATCTTAGTTTGTTCCTTCTCACTACTTACTAATCCTTCATTTTGTAATTTCATATTTTCTATCTTAATTTTTTCAAGATCTCCATGTTGCACAGCAAGTTCTAGAGCTTGTCCAGGATTATTAGTGTGTACATGTATCTTGAATTTCTTAGAAGTTTGAGCAAATACTGCAGAATCTCCTAATTTTAAGATGTCTTCTTTAAATTTGTCTATATCAAAATCAGCATTTCTAATTATGAACTCAGTACAGTATCTGAATTTAATTTCTGCTGGATCATGAGTAATGTCACTTAATTTGCTATCAAATGTTTTTTCTGTAGCTTCTTGAGTAACTATTTCATCTATTTCAGTAAGAGCTTTACTTATTCCTATAAAGAAGTAATAAAGACCCATAGCACCAGAATCTACCACACCTGCTTCTTTAAGTTTTGGTAATAATTCAGGTGTTTTGTTTACAGCTTCTTCAGCTGTAGTCGTTAAAACTTCTAACATTTTGTCTAAAGTTTCAATTTCATCTTTAATTTCCATTGCTTTTTCACTAACTTCTCTAATTACAGTTAGTATAGTTCCTTCAACAGGTGTGTCCACCGCTTTGTAAGCAACTTCTTTAGCACTAACTAAAGCTTCAGCTAAATCAGTGCTTTCTAATCTTTTCTTATCACCAATTCCTCTTAAGAATCCTGTGATGATTTGAGAAAGTATAGTACCAGAGTTTCCTCTTGCTCCCATTAATACTGATTCTTCTATAACATCTATAACTTCTGTCATAGAACTTTTTTTGGTAGTACTACCTTCTATATCGTTTTTCATTGTTTCTAAAGTCATAGACATATTTGACCCTGTATCACCATCTGGTACAGGATAAACGTTTAACTCGTTTAAGTAGTCCTCATGTTTTTTTACCCATTTAGCTCCACCGATAAGAATACGTCTTAATCTCTTCGCGTCAATGTACTTTATACCCATTCATATCCTCCTAATTGTTGGCACCATAAATTTTCATTAATTCTTCCAACTCTTTTTTCTCTTCTAACTCTTCTATTTTTCTAACAGAAAGTAAGATAGAATTTTTATTATTATTTTTATCAAATACTACAGCTTTAATAGTGTCACCAACATTAAAGTGTTCTTTGATGTCTTTAATCATTTCTTTAGCTAATTCTTTCTTAGGTATTAATCCTTTGAAATCATCAGTTAATCTTACTAATATTCCATTTTCTAAAATATCAGTAATCACAACTTCATATTCAGTATTTTTGTTAAATTTACTAGATGCTACATCATATGGAGATTTTCCTAATTTTCTAATACTTCCAACTAGATTTTTTTCATCTTTTTTAATTTCTATTAATTTAACATCTAAATTATCTCCTGGCTTTATAGAAATGTTTTCAAATTTATTCCATGAATATTCTGATTTAGGAACAAATACTTCTAAATTTTCAGGAGTTTTAGCAAAGAATCCAAATTCTTTAACTCTAGTTACTGTAACATTTATGATGTCATTTAATACACAGAAATCATCTAAGTTTTCCCATATTTTTTCAAATACTGTTTTAGCACTTAAAACAATTTTTTCTTTTTCATCATCTATGGCTGTAACCTCGCAAAATATTACATCACCTTTTTTGTATTCCTTTTCTACATTTCCAATTTTTTTATAGTATAAATCAGAAACATGTATTAAATCTTCTCTTTCGCCTAAGTCAACTACAACTCCAAAAGAGAAAATTTCTTTAACAGGAGCATCGATATTTTGTCCTATATGATATTTTTCTCTAATTTTTAACCAAGGATTTTCAGTTAACTGTTTAATACTTAATTTGATTTTTTTAGCTTCTTTATCAAGTTCAATAATTTTAGCTTCTATTTTATCATTAATGTTAAAGTCTT
This sequence is a window from Streptobacillus canis. Protein-coding genes within it:
- a CDS encoding DegV family protein produces the protein MGIKYIDAKRLRRILIGGAKWVKKHEDYLNELNVYPVPDGDTGSNMSMTLETMKNDIEGSTTKKSSMTEVIDVIEESVLMGARGNSGTILSQIITGFLRGIGDKKRLESTDLAEALVSAKEVAYKAVDTPVEGTILTVIREVSEKAMEIKDEIETLDKMLEVLTTTAEEAVNKTPELLPKLKEAGVVDSGAMGLYYFFIGISKALTEIDEIVTQEATEKTFDSKLSDITHDPAEIKFRYCTEFIIRNADFDIDKFKEDILKLGDSAVFAQTSKKFKIHVHTNNPGQALELAVQHGDLEKIKIENMKLQNEGLVSSEKEQTKIFVNPKPNLSKYSYVILADSLNLKEEFLTLGADVVLLGGQSQNPSVQDILNAIAKINSNKQIVILPNNKNVISTANIAAEKTEKNVLVIPTKTMMEGYYYLTNYYDILANTKFNQEFNYSIEITKAVRDTSVDGLVITKDDYIALVNTKIKHANADLQTLINEVKEKYITETTTNITIVEGKDKFDEVRSSLNIPNTKFIIGDQENYQYYIYIENRPTDMSDIAIVTDSACELTEDDIKGLPIFITPIRLEAGGEHFKDGVNITKEEFWNKLINEEAHFKSAQPSPKELMNLYTNIFNKGYKKIITLNISSTMSGTFRTVKMVSSNLNKENDIIQIDTQLVSFPLGILVKQAAEKAIMKQSVNEISAWIEKFKSKVKALIVVEDLKYLERGGRITKMARSIGDFLNLKPILTFSQGSLTVEKKVFGENSAISYLEKNIQEISKKQSIYLYTGFGGSSKQLDNINQILESIKGNHKITVAEKTTHIGATVGSHAGPIYAICIVPKLL
- a CDS encoding S1 RNA-binding domain-containing protein; the protein is MNNNFMEMLEEYLPTGEQNLGDKIEGTLIRKDDEYGYLNINNKLEGRIRINEIKDVEIGEKIKVLVVKENDEFLIVSKNILEKREAFSNIKKGDKISGVIKEKVKGGYKVDCGLLSAFLPFKTSGLNQKYIPNGEKLEFDVIEKNKKDIILSRLDIIKQEEETFLSKLNLGDKVSGVISNKLDYGVIVELGKLAGLLHSSELSWNKEKTLKDFNINDKIEAKIIELDKEAKKIKLSIKQLTENPWLKIREKYHIGQNIDAPVKEIFSFGVVVDLGEREDLIHVSDLYYKKIGNVEKEYKKGDVIFCEVTAIDDEKEKIVLSAKTVFEKIWENLDDFCVLNDIINVTVTRVKEFGFFAKTPENLEVFVPKSEYSWNKFENISIKPGDNLDVKLIEIKKDEKNLVGSIRKLGKSPYDVASSKFNKNTEYEVVITDILENGILVRLTDDFKGLIPKKELAKEMIKDIKEHFNVGDTIKAVVFDKNNNKNSILLSVRKIEELEEKKELEELMKIYGANN